One stretch of Anabas testudineus chromosome 24, fAnaTes1.2, whole genome shotgun sequence DNA includes these proteins:
- the LOC113149578 gene encoding adhesion G-protein coupled receptor F1-like, with translation MANTAKFPMTNSAAKTTNPNTSMASATTLTPIEANITLPTTNHTSVNTNVPTMTPISASSDVSTMDPTSEITATPPASTVFDLEMSVRLQKEYTPQLGNATSPVYKELKSMVDPVLKEQYKGITGFVSVSVKQFREGSIIADFVVQTTQVIPDEMAEANQKLPQTMKPIAPVIGSVSAFYNSPTSIMIPNLTYTGSSMKLTCGPPPENIDVGQIYESEWKFQELTIRNGGRIEIVIDDNVSVLTVNNVILADTGPYKCTLRGRAMDFLQVGVVTEAQIKRAPNVRLQSEVNVRCTERQRSFPLKCCVQHPYTVKWFLGIKGLNTTSTDDAESYCITYNHWLQNCSGSQEEKIHFICRVDNPLGLEMTTTMTFFSNNVTCNDDHYGTGQVGDRSVIGCDKGQEGSKTAVCESTTKWKPEKDTCIITIIKELLIYSQDLVVQEVPKFVENVNQAVMQDKKQVPNLSATVSAVVIILNNIADASTAVDETIMQNVLSTVAVITGEDAMKSWDILNANATSNTSSELLYSLETLSNKLVGEFTIKIQHILLNRTTFNNSFMANLNSSININIPNTNMSNVFITTILFSSFNFVMPARMSTSELNTTSNGTVTDSVINAHVVLVKINATIQNVTLSYVKLNNSLTLNPQCVFWNFTLFHNLGAWDDEGCTLVTDINNTVTCNCNHLTSFSILMARDIPASLKETLDVITYIGIGISMASLAVCLIIEGYIWKAITTNSTAFMRHVSIVNTALSLLIGDICFIFGTSIAKNPAGADFNFLCSTATFLMHFFYLALFFWMLVSGLLLFYRTVIVFPHMSKSTMLATGFCLGYGCPLIIAAITIAVTGPGNKYFRKNYACWLNWTETKALLALVIPALTIVLTNILVVIVVLFKMLKRTVRVTVQREEKHTLVVIARCVIILTPIFGLTWSLGVGTMISTANRGIHIAFAFFNSLQGFLILVFGTLYDSKVRVIISSRTTTPSTGFSNNNLRLARVNVTTGSVRQYLDPTEAEQAVQFLQDVTSVYAIVRKFAVSPSTVSGGQR, from the exons ATGGCTAATACAGCGAAGTTCCCCATGACAAATTCTGCGGCTAAAACCACTAACCCCAACACTAGCATGGCTAGTGCCACTACCTTAACCCCAATTGAAGCTAATATCACTCTGCCCACAACAAACCATACCTCTGTTAATACCAATGTCCCCACTATGACCCCTATTTCAGCAAGTAGTGATGTTTCTACCATGGACCCAACCTCAGAAATTACCGCTACTCCACCAGCATCTACAG TATTTGATCTGGAAATGTCAGTCAGATTACAGAAGGAGTACACACCACAATTAGGCAATGCAACAAGTCCAGTTTACAAAGAGCTTAAATCAATGGTTGATCCAGTG TTAAAAGAGCAGTACAAAGGAATCACAGGctttgtcagtgtttctgtaAAGCAGTTCAG AGAAGGAAGCATTATTGCAGACTTTGTTGTCCAGACCACACAAGTTATTCCGGATGAAATGGCTGAAGCAAATCAAAAACTTCCACAAACAATGAAGCCTATTGCTCCCGTCATTGGCTCAGTTTCTGCATTTTACAACA GTCCAACTTCAATCATGATTCCAAACCTCACTTATACCGGTAGCAGCATGAAGCTGACATGTGGACCACCTCCTGAAAACATTGATGTGGGACAAATCTATGAGTCTGAGTGGAAATTTCAAGAACTGACCATTAGAAATGGGGGACGAATTGAAATCGTTATTGATGACAATGTGTCAGTGCTTACAGTTAACAATGTAATTCTTGCGGATACTG GACCTTACAAATGTACTCTGAGAGGCAGAGCAATGGATTTCCTCCAAGTAGGTGTTGTAACAGAAGCTCAAATCAAACGAGCTCCGAATGTGAGACTACAGAGTGAAGTAAATGTTCGATgtacagagaggcagaggagctTCCCACTTAAGTGTTGTGTACAGCATCCTTATACAGTGAAGTGGTTTCTAGGTATAAAAGGTTTAAACACAA CTTCTACTGATGATGCAGAGAGTTACTGCATTACATATAATCACTGGTTACAGAACTGCAGTGGatcacaagaagaaaaaatacatttcatttgcaGGGTAGACAACCCATTGGGTCttgaaatgacaacaacaatgacCTTTTTCAGCAACA ATGTCACATGTAATGATGATCATTATGGGACTGGACAAGTAGGTGACAGATCAGTCATAGGATGTGATAAAGGTCAAGAGGGGAGCAAGACTGCAGTCTGTGAATCTACAACCAAGTGGAAACCTGAGAAGGACACTTGCATAATAACAATCATCAAAGAGTTATTAATTTACTCACAG GATTTGGTGGTTCAAGAAGTACCGAAAtttgtggaaaatgtaaatCAAGCTGTCATGCAAGATAAAAAACAAGTTCCAAATTTGTCTGCAACCGTGTCAGctgttgttattattcttaACAACATTGCAGATGCTTCCACTGCTGTTGATGAAACTATCATGCAG AATGTACTAAGCACTGTTGCCGTCATCACTGGTGAAGATGCAATGAAGTCCTGGGACAttctaaatgcaaatgcaacaaGCAACACAAGCTCAGAATTACTGTATTCACTGGAGACTCTATCTAATAAACTGGTTGGAGAGTTCACTATTAAGATTCAACATATTCTGCTCAACAGAACAACTTTTAATAACTCATTCATGGCGAACCTGAACTCTAGCATCAATATAAACATTCCAAACACCAACATGAGCAACGTCTTTATCACCACCATCCTTTTCTCCAGCTTTAATTTTGTCATGCCAGCACGAATGTCTACAAGCGAGTTAAACACCACCAGCAATGGAACTGTCACTGATAGTGTCATTAATGCTCATGTGGTGCTTGTCAAGATAAATGCAACAATTCAGAATGTCACTCTGAGCTACGTCAAGTTAAACAACTCCCTGACACTGAACCCTCAGTGTGTCTTCTGGAACTTCACACTCTTTCATAATCTTGGTGCTTGGGATGATGAAGGCTGTACATTAGTTACTGacataaacaacacagtaaCCTGCAACTGTAACCACCTCACATCATTTTCAATTCTGATGGCAAGGGACATCCCTGCATCACTGAAAGAAACCCTGGATGTAATAACTTATATTGGAATTGGGATATCAATGGCAAGCTTAGCAGTCTGTCTTATTATTGAAGGCTATATTTGGAAAGCTATTACCACAAACAGCACTGCCTTCATGCGTCATGTTTCCATTGTTAACACGGCCCTGTCTCTGTTGATCGGTGACATCTGTTTTATCTTTGGAACCTCTATTGCAAAAAACCCAGCTGGGGCAGACTTTAACTTTCTATGTAgcacagcaacatttttaatGCACTTTTTCTACCTGGCTCTGTTCTTTTGGATGCTTGTTTCAGGACTTCTGCTGTTTTACCGGACGGTCATTGTGTTCCCACACATGTCTAAGTCAACCATGTTAGCTACCGGCTTCTGCCTAGGCTATGGCTGCCCTCTGATTATAGCTGCAATTACTATTGCTGTCACTGGACCAGGAAATAAATACTTTAGGAAAAACTATGCTTGTTGGCTAAACTGGACTGAGACAAAGGCCCTGCTGGCCTTGGTGATACCTGCCTTAACCATAGTTTTGACCAACATTTTAGTTGTAATTGTGGTCCtgtttaaaatgctgaaaagaaCTGTGAGAGTCACTGTccaaagggaagaaaaacatACGCTGGTGGTCATTGCAAGATGTGTGATCATTTTGACGCCCATATTTGGACTAACCTGGTCTTTGGGAGTGGGCACCATGATATCAACAGCAAACAGAGGAATCCATATTGCCTTTGCATTCTTTAATTCACTACAG GGTTTTTTAATTTTGGTGTTTGGGACATTGTATGATTCAAAG GTTCGTGTAATTATTTCAAGTAGAACAACAACACCAAGCACTGGCTTTTCCAACAATA ATTTGCGTTTGGCTAGGGTCAATGTCACTACTGGTAGCGTGAGACAgtacctggaccctacagaggcTGAACAGGCAGTCCAATTCCTCCAGGATGTCACATCAGTATACGCCATTGTCAGAaagtttgctgtgtctcccagcacagtctcaggAGGACAGAGATGA
- the LOC113148966 gene encoding adhesion G-protein coupled receptor F1-like, which translates to MAVYGLGFSIFVLLTVIILEIGKFTEFSHLFLQDHNKKEQFLPHTRQKRSSVICNDTQYGTGGENDASSIACDNGQKGNKIAVCQATGEWKLESNTCIVTQVKSLTNTFASVIPDTIGVAEMTVVACTPAATTTTSTVLYVEGSVKFNMTYTSDLCNTSSSAYNIITFEFNQALVDHFSGITLNTSILCVLLKGFSDCRPGSVIADFVVQATHVNAAEISIDKINFTDAMNSVAPVIAMSVVYKSPTPINIPVLTYTGNSMKLTCGMFPSNISVGQISGSVWTFQGLQINSGGRITITDTSSLSTLTVNNVILADIGTYGCTLMSSALDFVQSGVVTAAQIKQAPNLQLQGLVNVKCTVGQIQPLLCCVQQPYTVQWFQGTTSLNSVSTSNAQTYCITYNLQLQSCSGAQQNSFTCRVDNPQDYEMTTTVKIFTSAATCNDAQYGTGQAGDTSIIKCNPGQEGSKTAVCQSSGQWKLTGDTCILTIIKDLLIQSQSLTESQMPLFLVNLSQSVQQNQEEISPLPETILAMADILNIVAAVSPVFNETLMQNVLNITDVIIGDNSRQSWAFLNANVSSNASSTFLGSMETFSTKLVGEFVINNTKQILLNKTTMNNSFMANLNSSVMIDIPNSNVSNTSITIITFSSLNNVMPARNSTNVFNATSNGIVTDSVINADVVLVKINATIHNVTLSYVKLNNSLTLNAHCVFWNFTAFNNRGAWDSEGCKLVSDINNTVTCSCNHLTSFSILMSTYIPPTLREALDIITYVGVGISMASLVICLIIEGYVWKAVTTNITAFMHHVSIVNTTLSLLMADICFIIGASIAKNPAENAWEDYNVPVGPCSTATFFMHFFYLALFFWMLASGLLLFYGTVMVFSTMSKSTMLAISFSLGYGCPLIIAVITVAVTAPGHGYIREDYACWLNWTETKALLALVIPALTIVFINILIIIVFLFKMLRRGVGDTIQRDEGHMLMVIARCVAILTPLFGLTWSLGVGTMISPANRGIHIAFAFFNSLQGFFILVFGTLINSKIWSILSRRSSTPNTGSNSTSNTSGSVFSSIGIHFRWILCRTRSIYHVSQPANNS; encoded by the exons ATGGCAGTGTATGGGCTTGGCTTTTCAATCTTCGTCCTTCTGACAGTAATTATTTTGGAAATCGGGAAGTTCACtgaattttcacatttatttttacag gaccacaacaaaaaagaacagtttCTACCTCATACCAGGCAGAAAAGAAGCA GTGTCATATGTAATGATACTCAGTATGGGACTGGAGGAGAAAATGATGCATCATCTATAGCATGTGATAATGGTCAAAAAGGCAATAAGATCGCTGTATGTCAGGCAACAGGAGAGTGGAAACTTGAGAGCAACACCTGTATTGTTACACAAGTCAAGAGTTTAACTAATACG TTTGCCAGTGTGATACCTGACACCATTGGCGTTGCCGAAATGACCGTTGTAGCTTGTACCCCTGCTGCTACAACTACAACATCAACAG TGTTATATGTGGAAGGGTCAGTCAAATTCAATATGACATACACATCAGACTTGTGCAACACCAGCAGTTCTGCATACAACATCATTACATTTGAGTTTAATCAAGCA CTAGTGGACCACTTTTCAGGAATTACACTGAATACCTCAATACTATGCGTTTTATTGAAAGGATTCAG TGATTGCAGACCAGGGAGTGTGATTGCAGACTTTGTTGTTCAGGCAACACACGTTAATGCAGCTGAGATATCTATTGATAAAATAAACTTCACAGATGCAATGAACTCTGTGGCCCCGGTCATTGCAATGTCTGTAGTTTACAAAA GTCCAACCCCAATCAACATTCCTGTCCTCACCTATACCGGTAACAGCATGAAACTGACATGTGGGATGTTTCCCAGTAACATTTCTGTTGGACAAATTTCTGGTTCTGTGTGGACATTTCAAGGACTGCAAATTAACAGCGGCGGAAGGATCACAATAACTGATACTAGCAGTTTGTCCACTCTTACAGTCAACAACGTAATTCTAGCTGATATTG GAACTTATGGATGTACTCTGATGAGCAGTGCATTGGATTTTGTCCAGTCAGGAGTTGTAACAGCAGCTCAAATCAAACAGGCTCCCAATCTGCAACTACAGGGTctagtaaatgttaaatgtacagTGGGACAGATACAACCacttctgtgctgtgttcagCAACCCTACACAGTCCAGTGGTTTCAAGGCACAACCAGTTTAAACTCAG TTTCTACCAGCAATGCCCAAACTTACTGCATCACATATAACCTCCAGCTCCAAAGCTGCAGTGGAGCACAGCAAAACAGTTTTACCTGTAGGGTAGATAACCCACAAGATTatgaaatgacaacaacagTGAAAATTTTCACTAGTG CTGCCACATGCAATGATGCTCAGTATGGGACTGGACAAGCAGGTGACACGTCAATCATAAAGTGTAATCCAGGTCAAGAGGGCAGTAAGactgcagtctgtcagtcatcAGGACAATGGAAGCTTACTGGTGACACATGCATCTTAACAATAATCAAGGACTTATTGATTCAATCACAG AGTTTGACAGAGTCACAAATGCCACTATTTTTGGTTAATCTAAGTCAATCTGTCCAGCAAAACCAAGAAGAAATTTCTCCTTTACCTGAAACTATATTAGCTATGGCTGACATCCTAAACATTGTTGCAGCTGTTTCCcctgtttttaatgaaactcTCATGCAG AATGTGCTAAACATAACTGATGTCATCATTGGCGATAATTCAAGACAGTCCTGGGCATTTCTGAATGCGAATGTTAGCAGCAATGCCAGCTCAACATTCCTGGGTTCAATGGAGACGTTCTCTACTAAGCTGGTTGGGGAGTTTGTCatcaataatacaaaacagatCCTGCTCAACAAGACCACAATGAACAACTCCTTTATGGCAAACCTGAACTCCAGTGTCATGATAGACATTCCAAATAGTAATGTTAGCAACACTTcaatcaccatcatcaccttCTCCAGTCTTAATAATGTCATGCCAGCACGGAACTCCACCAACGTCTTCAATGCCACCAGCAATGGAATTGTCACTGACAGTGTCATCAATGCTGATGTGGTGCttgtcaaaataaatgcaacCATTCACAATGTCACTCTGAGCTACGTCAAGTTAAACAACTCCCTGACACTGAACGCTCATTGTGTCTTCTGGAACTTCACAGCTTTTAATAATCGTGGTGCTTGGGATAGTGAAGGCTGCAAATTAGTCTCTGacataaacaacacagtaaCCTGTAGCTGTAACCACCTCACATCATTTTCCATTCTGATGTCAACATACATCCCTCCAACACTGAGAGAAGCCCTGGATATAATCACCTATGTTGGAGTAGGGATATCTATGGCAAGCTTGGTTATATGTCTCATTATTGAAGGCTATGTTTGGAAAGCTGTTACCACAAATATCACTGCCTTCATGCATCATGTTTCCATTGTTAACACGACCCTGTCTCTGTTGATGGCTGACATCTGTTTCATCATTGGAGCCTCTATTGCTAAGAACCCAGCTGAAAACGCATGGGAGGACTATAATGTCCCAGTTGGACCATGTagcacagcaacattttttatgcactttttctacCTGGCTCTGTTCTTTTGGATGCTTGCGTCAGGCCTTCTGCTGTTTTATGGAACCGTGATGGTCTTCTCCACCATGTCCAAGTCAACCATGTTGGCTATCAGCTTCAGTCTGGGCTATGGCTGCCCTCTGATTATAGCAGTTATTACTGTTGCTGTCACAGCACCAGGACATGGATACATTAGGGAAGACTATGCTTGCTGGCTCAACTGGACTGAGACAAAGGCCCTGCTGGCCTTGGTAATACCTGCCTTAACCATAGTTTTCatcaatattttaattataattgtaTTCCTGTTCAAAATGTTAAGAAGAGGAGTTGGAGACACTATCCAAAGAGATGAAGGGCATATGCTCATGGTTATTGCAAGATGTGTGGCCATTTTGACTCCTTTATTTGGACTGACCTGGTCTTTGGGGGTAGGAACCATGATATCACCAGCAAACAGAGGAATCCATATTGCCTTTGCATTCTTCAATTCACTACAG GGTTTCTTCATTTTAGTGTTTGGGACCTTAATCAATTCAAAG ATCTGGTCTATCCTATCAAGGAGATCATCCACACCAAACACTGGCTCAAATTCAACAAGc AATACGAGTGGCAGCGTTTTCTCATCCATTGGAATACATTTTAGATGGATTCTTTGCAGGACAAGAT CTATCTACCATGTTTCACAACCAGCAAACAACTCATGA